The segment TCTGCTGGGAGGCGCCATCGTCATCGAGCAGGTGTTCAACCTCGACGGGCTGGGGAAGCTGTCCGTCGACTCGGTCATCACCTACGACCTGCCCGTCATCGCGGCGACGGTCCTGGTCGCGGCCGTCTTCGTGATCGTGGCCAACCTGGTCGTCGACATCCTCTACGCCGCCATCGACCCGAGGGTGAGGCTTGCGTGACCCAGCCCTACCTCGATGTTCGCGACCTGCGCGTCCAGTTCGGCACCGAGGACGGCATCGTCCACGCCGTCGACGGCGTCAGCTTCTCGTTGGAGCGCGGCAAGACCCTCGCCATCGTGGGCGAGTCCGGGTCCGGGAAGTCGGTCACGAGCCTGGCGATCATGGGCCTGGCCGGCAAGAACGCCGATGTGAGCGGCGAGATCCTCCTCGACGGGGAGGATCTGCTCACCGCGTCCAAGAGCGAGATCCGTGCGGTCCGGGGCAGCAAGGTCGCGATGATCTTCCAGGACCCCCTGTCGTCGCTGCACCCCTTCTACAAGATCGGCGACCAGCTGGTCGAGGCGATGAAGGTGCACAGCAAGACGAGCAAGAAGGACGCGCGCAAGCGCGCCGTGGCGATGCTGGACCGGGTCGGCATCCCCAACGCGGCGCGCCGCATCGACGAGTACCCCCACCAGCTCTCCGGCGGCATGCGGCAGCGCGTCGTCATCGCCATGGCGCTGATCAACAGCCCGTCGCTCGTCATCGCCGACGAGCCGACGACCGCGCTCGACGTCACGGTCCAGGCGCAGATCCTCGAGCTGCTGAACGACCTCCAGAAGGAGTTCGGTACGGCGATCGTGCTCATCACCCACGACTTGGGTGTCGTCGCCAACGTGGCCGACGAGGTCGCCGTCATGTACGGGGGACGGATCGTGGAGCAGGCACCGATCCA is part of the Actinomycetes bacterium genome and harbors:
- a CDS encoding ABC transporter ATP-binding protein codes for the protein MTQPYLDVRDLRVQFGTEDGIVHAVDGVSFSLERGKTLAIVGESGSGKSVTSLAIMGLAGKNADVSGEILLDGEDLLTASKSEIRAVRGSKVAMIFQDPLSSLHPFYKIGDQLVEAMKVHSKTSKKDARKRAVAMLDRVGIPNAARRIDEYPHQLSGGMRQRVVIAMALINSPSLVIADEPTTALDVTVQAQILELLNDLQKEFGTAIVLITHDLGVVANVADEVAVMYGGRIVEQAPIHDIFYAPEMPYTLGLLSSLPRLDRPSSRLDPIAGQPPSLIRLPKGCVFRPRCTYYDQVPDNRCGTERPELLPTSPEHLVRCHLTPAQRRRIADEALAAHTGATP